In Spodoptera frugiperda isolate SF20-4 chromosome 28, AGI-APGP_CSIRO_Sfru_2.0, whole genome shotgun sequence, one genomic interval encodes:
- the LOC126912678 gene encoding solute carrier family 52, riboflavin transporter, member 3-B isoform X6 yields MFGTQRRVALDVLMACWGLGTWLGVNGLYVQLPLLVDRLPEGWALPSSMVMAVQLANSGLLIYAVMRRLLPRVSDAYYISGLLVIGTLALLLNAFLYEKTAVIGSQERSIAYLALTFFAALVGCTSSVLFYPYLRHFRDVYLATYLVGEGLSGFVPSLLALVQGVGGAPECLPNEDNTMLEPHYPPARFDTTVFLVLLGGLSAASLASFTVMNNYKGFDSERVAPAAAAKDDEATSERPSLLVPRWMGVMALMAVLNALNNGVMPSVQSYSCMPYGTRAYHLAVTLSAMANPAACLAGVWLRPVSARVLAAMLASACVPFAYLLATALLSPAPPLQYSAGGEVLIVVAWVSSSGVISYARMWVYGWARGGGARGMRLCGALGQLGSVLGSASTYFIVNYTALFVQPDACPAISSLTHL; encoded by the exons ATGTTCGGAACTCAGCGCCGGGTGGCGCTCGACGTGCTCATGGCGTGCTGGGGGCTCGGCACGTGGCTCGGGGTCAACGGCCTGTACGTGCAACTGCCGCTGCTGGTAGACCGCCTGCCTGAGGGCTGGGCGCTGCCCTCCTCCATGGTGATGGCCGTGCAGCTCGCCAACAGCGGACTGCTAATATACGCGGTGATGCGCCGCCTGCTGCCGCGCGTGTCCGATGCCTACTACATCTCGGGGCTGCTCGTCATCGGCACGCTGGCGCTCTTACTGAACGCCTTCCTCTACGAGAAAACTGCTGTGATAGGTTCCCAAGAACGGTCGATCGCTTACTTGGCGTTGACGTTCTTTGCGGCGTTGGTGGGCTGCACCAGCTCCGTGCTGTTCTACCCGTACTTAAGACATTTCCGTGATGTGTACCTGGCGACGTACTTGGTGGGTGAGGGTCTGAGCGGGTTCGTGCCGAGCCTGCTGGCGCTGGTGCAGGGCGTGGGCGGTGCACCCGAGTGCTTGCCCAACGAGGACAACACGATGCTGGAGCCGCACTACCCGCCCGCGCGGTTCGACACCACCGTGTTCCTGGTCCTGCTCGGCGGGCTGTCGGCCGCCAGCTTGGCCAGCTTCACCGTCATGAACAACTACAAGGGCTTCGACTCGGAGCGCGTggcgccggcggcggcggccaaGGACGACGAGGCGACGTCCGAGCGGCCCTCGCTGCTCGTGCCGCGCTGGATGGGCGTGATGGCGCTGATGGCGGTGCTGAACGCACTGAACAACGGCGTGATGCCGTCGGTGCAGTCGTACTCGTGCATGCCGTACGGCACGCGCGCGTACCACCTGGCGGTGACGCTGAGCGCGATGGCCAACCCGGCGGCGTGCCTGGCGGGCGTGTGGCTGCGGCCGGTGTCTGCGCGGGTGCTGGCCGCCATGCTGGCGTCCGCCTGCGTGCCCTTCGCGTACCTGCTGGCCACGGCGCTGCTCAGCCCGGCGCCGCCGCTGCAGTACAGCGCGGGCGGAGAAGTTCTCATC GTGGTGGCGTGGGTGTCGTCGTCGGGCGTGATCTCGTACGCGCGCATGTGGGTGTACGGGTGGGCgcggggcggcggcgcgcgcggcatGCGGCTGTGCGGCGCGCTGGGCCAGCTCGGCTCCGTGCTGGGCTCCGCCAGCACCTACTTCATCGTCAACTACACGGCGCTGTTCGTGCAGCCCGACGCCTGCCCCGCCATCTCCTCGCTCACACACCTATAG
- the LOC126912678 gene encoding solute carrier family 52, riboflavin transporter, member 3-B isoform X5, with product MLNEEKESSPCLEREERAPVNMFGTQRRVALDVLMACWGLGTWLGVNGLYVQLPLLVDRLPEGWALPSSMVMAVQLANSGLLIYAVMRRLLPRVSDAYYISGLLVIGTLALLLNAFLYEKTAVIGSQERSIAYLALTFFAALVGCTSSVLFYPYLRHFRDVYLATYLVGEGLSGFVPSLLALVQGVGGAPECLPNEDNTMLEPHYPPARFDTTVFLVLLGGLSAASLASFTVMNNYKGFDSERVAPAAAAKDDEATSERPSLLVPRWMGVMALMAVLNALNNGVMPSVQSYSCMPYGTRAYHLAVTLSAMANPAACLAGVWLRPVSARVLAAMLASACVPFAYLLATALLSPAPPLQYSAGGEVLIVVAWVSSSGVISYARMWVYGWARGGGARGMRLCGALGQLGSVLGSASTYFIVNYTALFVQPDACPAISSLTHL from the exons GTTGAACGAGGAGAAAGAGAGTTCGCCGTGTTTGGAACGCGAGGAACGAGCACCTGTCAACATGTTCGGAACTCAGCGCCGGGTGGCGCTCGACGTGCTCATGGCGTGCTGGGGGCTCGGCACGTGGCTCGGGGTCAACGGCCTGTACGTGCAACTGCCGCTGCTGGTAGACCGCCTGCCTGAGGGCTGGGCGCTGCCCTCCTCCATGGTGATGGCCGTGCAGCTCGCCAACAGCGGACTGCTAATATACGCGGTGATGCGCCGCCTGCTGCCGCGCGTGTCCGATGCCTACTACATCTCGGGGCTGCTCGTCATCGGCACGCTGGCGCTCTTACTGAACGCCTTCCTCTACGAGAAAACTGCTGTGATAGGTTCCCAAGAACGGTCGATCGCTTACTTGGCGTTGACGTTCTTTGCGGCGTTGGTGGGCTGCACCAGCTCCGTGCTGTTCTACCCGTACTTAAGACATTTCCGTGATGTGTACCTGGCGACGTACTTGGTGGGTGAGGGTCTGAGCGGGTTCGTGCCGAGCCTGCTGGCGCTGGTGCAGGGCGTGGGCGGTGCACCCGAGTGCTTGCCCAACGAGGACAACACGATGCTGGAGCCGCACTACCCGCCCGCGCGGTTCGACACCACCGTGTTCCTGGTCCTGCTCGGCGGGCTGTCGGCCGCCAGCTTGGCCAGCTTCACCGTCATGAACAACTACAAGGGCTTCGACTCGGAGCGCGTggcgccggcggcggcggccaaGGACGACGAGGCGACGTCCGAGCGGCCCTCGCTGCTCGTGCCGCGCTGGATGGGCGTGATGGCGCTGATGGCGGTGCTGAACGCACTGAACAACGGCGTGATGCCGTCGGTGCAGTCGTACTCGTGCATGCCGTACGGCACGCGCGCGTACCACCTGGCGGTGACGCTGAGCGCGATGGCCAACCCGGCGGCGTGCCTGGCGGGCGTGTGGCTGCGGCCGGTGTCTGCGCGGGTGCTGGCCGCCATGCTGGCGTCCGCCTGCGTGCCCTTCGCGTACCTGCTGGCCACGGCGCTGCTCAGCCCGGCGCCGCCGCTGCAGTACAGCGCGGGCGGAGAAGTTCTCATC GTGGTGGCGTGGGTGTCGTCGTCGGGCGTGATCTCGTACGCGCGCATGTGGGTGTACGGGTGGGCgcggggcggcggcgcgcgcggcatGCGGCTGTGCGGCGCGCTGGGCCAGCTCGGCTCCGTGCTGGGCTCCGCCAGCACCTACTTCATCGTCAACTACACGGCGCTGTTCGTGCAGCCCGACGCCTGCCCCGCCATCTCCTCGCTCACACACCTATAG
- the LOC126912678 gene encoding solute carrier family 52, riboflavin transporter, member 3-B isoform X1 has protein sequence MPASFAQLNEEKESSPCLEREERAPVNMFGTQRRVALDVLMACWGLGTWLGVNGLYVQLPLLVDRLPEGWALPSSMVMAVQLANSGLLIYAVMRRLLPRVSDAYYISGLLVIGTLALLLNAFLYEKTAVIGSQERSIAYLALTFFAALVGCTSSVLFYPYLRHFRDVYLATYLVGEGLSGFVPSLLALVQGVGGAPECLPNEDNTMLEPHYPPARFDTTVFLVLLGGLSAASLASFTVMNNYKGFDSERVAPAAAAKDDEATSERPSLLVPRWMGVMALMAVLNALNNGVMPSVQSYSCMPYGTRAYHLAVTLSAMANPAACLAGVWLRPVSARVLAAMLASACVPFAYLLATALLSPAPPLQYSAGGEVLIVVAWVSSSGVISYARMWVYGWARGGGARGMRLCGALGQLGSVLGSASTYFIVNYTALFVQPDACPAISSLTHL, from the exons GTTGAACGAGGAGAAAGAGAGTTCGCCGTGTTTGGAACGCGAGGAACGAGCACCTGTCAACATGTTCGGAACTCAGCGCCGGGTGGCGCTCGACGTGCTCATGGCGTGCTGGGGGCTCGGCACGTGGCTCGGGGTCAACGGCCTGTACGTGCAACTGCCGCTGCTGGTAGACCGCCTGCCTGAGGGCTGGGCGCTGCCCTCCTCCATGGTGATGGCCGTGCAGCTCGCCAACAGCGGACTGCTAATATACGCGGTGATGCGCCGCCTGCTGCCGCGCGTGTCCGATGCCTACTACATCTCGGGGCTGCTCGTCATCGGCACGCTGGCGCTCTTACTGAACGCCTTCCTCTACGAGAAAACTGCTGTGATAGGTTCCCAAGAACGGTCGATCGCTTACTTGGCGTTGACGTTCTTTGCGGCGTTGGTGGGCTGCACCAGCTCCGTGCTGTTCTACCCGTACTTAAGACATTTCCGTGATGTGTACCTGGCGACGTACTTGGTGGGTGAGGGTCTGAGCGGGTTCGTGCCGAGCCTGCTGGCGCTGGTGCAGGGCGTGGGCGGTGCACCCGAGTGCTTGCCCAACGAGGACAACACGATGCTGGAGCCGCACTACCCGCCCGCGCGGTTCGACACCACCGTGTTCCTGGTCCTGCTCGGCGGGCTGTCGGCCGCCAGCTTGGCCAGCTTCACCGTCATGAACAACTACAAGGGCTTCGACTCGGAGCGCGTggcgccggcggcggcggccaaGGACGACGAGGCGACGTCCGAGCGGCCCTCGCTGCTCGTGCCGCGCTGGATGGGCGTGATGGCGCTGATGGCGGTGCTGAACGCACTGAACAACGGCGTGATGCCGTCGGTGCAGTCGTACTCGTGCATGCCGTACGGCACGCGCGCGTACCACCTGGCGGTGACGCTGAGCGCGATGGCCAACCCGGCGGCGTGCCTGGCGGGCGTGTGGCTGCGGCCGGTGTCTGCGCGGGTGCTGGCCGCCATGCTGGCGTCCGCCTGCGTGCCCTTCGCGTACCTGCTGGCCACGGCGCTGCTCAGCCCGGCGCCGCCGCTGCAGTACAGCGCGGGCGGAGAAGTTCTCATC GTGGTGGCGTGGGTGTCGTCGTCGGGCGTGATCTCGTACGCGCGCATGTGGGTGTACGGGTGGGCgcggggcggcggcgcgcgcggcatGCGGCTGTGCGGCGCGCTGGGCCAGCTCGGCTCCGTGCTGGGCTCCGCCAGCACCTACTTCATCGTCAACTACACGGCGCTGTTCGTGCAGCCCGACGCCTGCCCCGCCATCTCCTCGCTCACACACCTATAG
- the LOC126912678 gene encoding solute carrier family 52, riboflavin transporter, member 3-B isoform X2, protein MASSTRLNEEKESSPCLEREERAPVNMFGTQRRVALDVLMACWGLGTWLGVNGLYVQLPLLVDRLPEGWALPSSMVMAVQLANSGLLIYAVMRRLLPRVSDAYYISGLLVIGTLALLLNAFLYEKTAVIGSQERSIAYLALTFFAALVGCTSSVLFYPYLRHFRDVYLATYLVGEGLSGFVPSLLALVQGVGGAPECLPNEDNTMLEPHYPPARFDTTVFLVLLGGLSAASLASFTVMNNYKGFDSERVAPAAAAKDDEATSERPSLLVPRWMGVMALMAVLNALNNGVMPSVQSYSCMPYGTRAYHLAVTLSAMANPAACLAGVWLRPVSARVLAAMLASACVPFAYLLATALLSPAPPLQYSAGGEVLIVVAWVSSSGVISYARMWVYGWARGGGARGMRLCGALGQLGSVLGSASTYFIVNYTALFVQPDACPAISSLTHL, encoded by the exons GTTGAACGAGGAGAAAGAGAGTTCGCCGTGTTTGGAACGCGAGGAACGAGCACCTGTCAACATGTTCGGAACTCAGCGCCGGGTGGCGCTCGACGTGCTCATGGCGTGCTGGGGGCTCGGCACGTGGCTCGGGGTCAACGGCCTGTACGTGCAACTGCCGCTGCTGGTAGACCGCCTGCCTGAGGGCTGGGCGCTGCCCTCCTCCATGGTGATGGCCGTGCAGCTCGCCAACAGCGGACTGCTAATATACGCGGTGATGCGCCGCCTGCTGCCGCGCGTGTCCGATGCCTACTACATCTCGGGGCTGCTCGTCATCGGCACGCTGGCGCTCTTACTGAACGCCTTCCTCTACGAGAAAACTGCTGTGATAGGTTCCCAAGAACGGTCGATCGCTTACTTGGCGTTGACGTTCTTTGCGGCGTTGGTGGGCTGCACCAGCTCCGTGCTGTTCTACCCGTACTTAAGACATTTCCGTGATGTGTACCTGGCGACGTACTTGGTGGGTGAGGGTCTGAGCGGGTTCGTGCCGAGCCTGCTGGCGCTGGTGCAGGGCGTGGGCGGTGCACCCGAGTGCTTGCCCAACGAGGACAACACGATGCTGGAGCCGCACTACCCGCCCGCGCGGTTCGACACCACCGTGTTCCTGGTCCTGCTCGGCGGGCTGTCGGCCGCCAGCTTGGCCAGCTTCACCGTCATGAACAACTACAAGGGCTTCGACTCGGAGCGCGTggcgccggcggcggcggccaaGGACGACGAGGCGACGTCCGAGCGGCCCTCGCTGCTCGTGCCGCGCTGGATGGGCGTGATGGCGCTGATGGCGGTGCTGAACGCACTGAACAACGGCGTGATGCCGTCGGTGCAGTCGTACTCGTGCATGCCGTACGGCACGCGCGCGTACCACCTGGCGGTGACGCTGAGCGCGATGGCCAACCCGGCGGCGTGCCTGGCGGGCGTGTGGCTGCGGCCGGTGTCTGCGCGGGTGCTGGCCGCCATGCTGGCGTCCGCCTGCGTGCCCTTCGCGTACCTGCTGGCCACGGCGCTGCTCAGCCCGGCGCCGCCGCTGCAGTACAGCGCGGGCGGAGAAGTTCTCATC GTGGTGGCGTGGGTGTCGTCGTCGGGCGTGATCTCGTACGCGCGCATGTGGGTGTACGGGTGGGCgcggggcggcggcgcgcgcggcatGCGGCTGTGCGGCGCGCTGGGCCAGCTCGGCTCCGTGCTGGGCTCCGCCAGCACCTACTTCATCGTCAACTACACGGCGCTGTTCGTGCAGCCCGACGCCTGCCCCGCCATCTCCTCGCTCACACACCTATAG
- the LOC126912678 gene encoding solute carrier family 52, riboflavin transporter, member 3-B isoform X3 has protein sequence MDDGLNEEKESSPCLEREERAPVNMFGTQRRVALDVLMACWGLGTWLGVNGLYVQLPLLVDRLPEGWALPSSMVMAVQLANSGLLIYAVMRRLLPRVSDAYYISGLLVIGTLALLLNAFLYEKTAVIGSQERSIAYLALTFFAALVGCTSSVLFYPYLRHFRDVYLATYLVGEGLSGFVPSLLALVQGVGGAPECLPNEDNTMLEPHYPPARFDTTVFLVLLGGLSAASLASFTVMNNYKGFDSERVAPAAAAKDDEATSERPSLLVPRWMGVMALMAVLNALNNGVMPSVQSYSCMPYGTRAYHLAVTLSAMANPAACLAGVWLRPVSARVLAAMLASACVPFAYLLATALLSPAPPLQYSAGGEVLIVVAWVSSSGVISYARMWVYGWARGGGARGMRLCGALGQLGSVLGSASTYFIVNYTALFVQPDACPAISSLTHL, from the exons GTTGAACGAGGAGAAAGAGAGTTCGCCGTGTTTGGAACGCGAGGAACGAGCACCTGTCAACATGTTCGGAACTCAGCGCCGGGTGGCGCTCGACGTGCTCATGGCGTGCTGGGGGCTCGGCACGTGGCTCGGGGTCAACGGCCTGTACGTGCAACTGCCGCTGCTGGTAGACCGCCTGCCTGAGGGCTGGGCGCTGCCCTCCTCCATGGTGATGGCCGTGCAGCTCGCCAACAGCGGACTGCTAATATACGCGGTGATGCGCCGCCTGCTGCCGCGCGTGTCCGATGCCTACTACATCTCGGGGCTGCTCGTCATCGGCACGCTGGCGCTCTTACTGAACGCCTTCCTCTACGAGAAAACTGCTGTGATAGGTTCCCAAGAACGGTCGATCGCTTACTTGGCGTTGACGTTCTTTGCGGCGTTGGTGGGCTGCACCAGCTCCGTGCTGTTCTACCCGTACTTAAGACATTTCCGTGATGTGTACCTGGCGACGTACTTGGTGGGTGAGGGTCTGAGCGGGTTCGTGCCGAGCCTGCTGGCGCTGGTGCAGGGCGTGGGCGGTGCACCCGAGTGCTTGCCCAACGAGGACAACACGATGCTGGAGCCGCACTACCCGCCCGCGCGGTTCGACACCACCGTGTTCCTGGTCCTGCTCGGCGGGCTGTCGGCCGCCAGCTTGGCCAGCTTCACCGTCATGAACAACTACAAGGGCTTCGACTCGGAGCGCGTggcgccggcggcggcggccaaGGACGACGAGGCGACGTCCGAGCGGCCCTCGCTGCTCGTGCCGCGCTGGATGGGCGTGATGGCGCTGATGGCGGTGCTGAACGCACTGAACAACGGCGTGATGCCGTCGGTGCAGTCGTACTCGTGCATGCCGTACGGCACGCGCGCGTACCACCTGGCGGTGACGCTGAGCGCGATGGCCAACCCGGCGGCGTGCCTGGCGGGCGTGTGGCTGCGGCCGGTGTCTGCGCGGGTGCTGGCCGCCATGCTGGCGTCCGCCTGCGTGCCCTTCGCGTACCTGCTGGCCACGGCGCTGCTCAGCCCGGCGCCGCCGCTGCAGTACAGCGCGGGCGGAGAAGTTCTCATC GTGGTGGCGTGGGTGTCGTCGTCGGGCGTGATCTCGTACGCGCGCATGTGGGTGTACGGGTGGGCgcggggcggcggcgcgcgcggcatGCGGCTGTGCGGCGCGCTGGGCCAGCTCGGCTCCGTGCTGGGCTCCGCCAGCACCTACTTCATCGTCAACTACACGGCGCTGTTCGTGCAGCCCGACGCCTGCCCCGCCATCTCCTCGCTCACACACCTATAG